The Vicia villosa cultivar HV-30 ecotype Madison, WI linkage group LG1, Vvil1.0, whole genome shotgun sequence genome includes a region encoding these proteins:
- the LOC131646298 gene encoding uncharacterized protein LOC131646298, giving the protein MTPFEALFGQRCRTHLCWHEFGENVLLGPDIVEQTTKKVKLIQEKMKASKSRKKGYHDRRRKNLEFQEGDQAFLRVTPVTGVGRALKSRKLTPRFIGPYQISQRVRVVAYMVALQPNLSNMHDVIHVSQLQKYVLDPSHVTLMDDVQVRDNLTFEALSVRTEDLELNKLRGKDISLVRVVWEGTTEGNMT; this is encoded by the coding sequence ATGACACCATTTGAGGCACTGTTTGGACAAAGGTGTAGGACACATTTGTGTTGGCATGAATTTGGTGAGAATGTACTGCTTGGACCTGATATTGTCGAGCAGACTACTAAGAAGGTGAAGTTAATTCAAGAAAAGATGAAAGCTTCAAAAAGTAGGAAAAAGGGTTACCATGATAGGAGAAGGAAGaatcttgagtttcaagagggggACCAAGCATTCTTGAGAGTCACTCCAGTGACCGGTGTCGGGCGTGCTTTGAAATCGAGAAAGCTTACTCCTCGATTTATCGGTCCATATCAGATTTCTCAGAGAGTTAGAGTTGTCGCTTATATGGTGGCTTTGCAACCTAATCTGTCGAATATGCACGATGTGATCCATGTCTCACAACTTCAAAAGTATGTTCTAGATCCGTCTCATGTGACTTtgatggacgatgtgcaagtaaGGGATAATCTTACCTTTGAAGCTTTATCGGTGAGGACCGAAGACCTTGAATTAAATAAGTTGAGAGGTAAGGATATTTCCCTCGTGAGGGTAGTGTGGGAAGGCACTACCGAAGGGAACATGACGTGA